CTGAAAAAACAAGCAATCCTTTTCTCACTATTCCGACCTCCTTGTAATTATTCAAAATTTATTTGATCCTGATTTTATATTTTTTCTTCTTCTTGGTTTCTTCTTCCTCGTCTTCACCTTGTTCATGCCCTTTGGCTTTACCCGGGGTGTTTTTATAATGACCCTTGGCTTTGCCGGGATTGTTTTTATAATGACCCTTCGCCTTGCCGGAATTATCCTTTTCCTCTTCAATCACTTCTTCGGTCTCGACAACAATCTTGGTTTTTTTATTGCCAACCTTGAGACGCTTTTTTTTCACAATGATCTTGGAATCTTTTGTCTTCACCACAACTTTTTTGACTTTGGTATTTACTTTCCGTCTGCCGTGTTTAGGCTCTCCTGTGTATTGTGGTTCCTCTTCATAATATTTTGAAGCCTCTTCCATTTCAACTTTTTCCTGAATTTTAGAACGCCCTTGCGGCTGGCTTTCGTAAACACGCTCTTCCACTTTGCGTCTACCTGTTTTCGGCTCCGGCGGCGCTTGATACTGCTGCTGATATTGCTGTGGTTGATTCTTCTGCCAATTGCCCTTCATATACTGACCCTGACGGTTATACCGCCCCGGCGTATACATATACCCCACTTTTTTCTCCATACGCCAATGCCCGGGAACCCATTCCCCGCGATGGTTCCAGTAGCCCCGTTCCCACTGATGATTTTTTTGTGCCCGCTGCCATCTGCCTTTGGCCCATCGGTTATGACGATTGTAATAGCCGTCAATCCAAACATAATTAAGCCGTCGGGCCGGGCGCCAGTAACCATTTGCCCAGCGACCCTGCGGGTTCCAATAGCCTGCCACCCAAACCCGATTCGGACGGGTCCTTTTTGATCTCCAATGGCCGTAAATCCAGTGACCCTGCCGGTTCCAATGGCCTGCCACCCAATGATATCCGGCACGATTGGCGCGACGCCAATGCCCCTTCATCCAGCGGCCGCCATGCCAATAACCCCGGACCCAGTGATAACCGGAGCGGTGCTTTTTCACCGGCTTCCAGTATCCGGGGACATAACGATCCGTCTGCCAGGCCCCGATCATCCAATGATACCCGACACGTACACGCGGCCGCCAAAATCCTGGAATATAAATTTCAGACTCAACCTCAATCGGTTCAATCCAAATCTGGTTGGGGCCTTCAATGGTCAAAATTTCTTCTTCCACCGGTTCGGTGTAAGCTTGGGTGGTATACTTCTGCGGAACCGGTGTCGGCTGCGGTTGGACTGCTTGCTGTTGTGCTGTATACTGCGGTTGGGAATACTGCTGAGCTGGATAAGATGTTGGTTGCGCGTGACGCGGTGGTGGATCAGCATAGCGCTTGTGCACCACCATCATACAACCGCTGGTAACAAGCATGACTGCAAGCATAAACAAAAGTCCTTTTTTCATGCATTCCCCCTTCAATCATTTTTCTAAGCATCGGTCAAATAGTTTAGCATATTAAGGTATGCTGAATAAATCTATAATTCTCCCGATCAGAACTTGCGCCTGTGAATTTTCATCTGGTAACCGGATTGCTTCCGCCGATATCAGACCAGTCAATTTTCCGGGTCAGATACATGACCAGTGCCAGGATGCTAAAAAGACTGACACTTCCAATCAGCAGCGCATAATCCTCCAGTTGCAATACTGTATACAGATACGCATACAAAACCGACAACACCAGGGAGATCAAGCCGGTATGGCGTAAATTAGCCAGCAAGCTCTTAGTATACAGTGTAATCAATCCAATAATGCCGATACTGGCAATCAGATATCCCAGGCCGAATCCAATGTGTTCGGACAATGACAACAAAAGTGTGTAAAACAGCACCAACGCCATGCCAATCAGCAAATACTGAATCGGATGAATGGGTTTATGCCCGGCCCGGCCCATCACATCCAGCATAAATAAGGCCAGAAACGTCAGCCCGATAAACATAATTGAATACTTGACGGTACGGCTGGTTTTCTGATAGTGGTCAACCGGCATAAACAGGCGGACGCCGAAAGCCGATTCCTGAACCTGCTGACTGCTGCCCAACCACTGCTGCGGAAAATTCCGGTTAATATCAATAATATCCCAAGTTGCCTGAAAATGATTTTCCTTAATTGCCCGTGTATCCGGTAAGAACGCGCCGGAAAAGCTGGGATCACCCCACGGCGCTTCCAGCTGTACATGGGTCAATTTTCCCAGTGGAACAAACTGTAACATCTCATGCCCATTGTGAGTAAGATCAAAGCTGTAATCATAGTGGTAGGTTTTAGAATTAAGTGCCACCCTAAAACTCACACCGGAAGCCACCACATCCTTGCAAGGGACACCGGGATCCGCCACAACCGATTTGTCATTCCATTTGAGCACCACTTTTTCCTGAATACTTTTGGTGTTGCTCATGCCCAGCGTCACAAAAGCATCCTCCCATATAATCTGTTTTTGTTCGAGATTCAGTGCGTCAATATTAGGAAAGACAAAACGTCCCTTCACCTTCAGATCGGCATTGTACAGTGCGACTTTATAGATGCCCCGGTAGCGGATCTCCGGCGCCATCCGGCCGTTGATATCCAGTGTTTCCGGCAAAAAATGGGCAAACAGCACCTCATGCTGAATCCTGCCTTTCTCATCCTTGAAATAACGTTTATACGGCAAGGTAAGTACCAGCGCGGTGACATCCTGCATCCCGCCGGACCACTGCATGGCGGTTTCATAGATAACACTACGTTTGCGGTTGTCGCGGTCCTGAATTAAAAAATGAATGGAAAAAGAAGGAATGAGTAAAACCGCAGTAAGCAGTGCAATCACAAACAAACGTAATCCCACAGAGAGTCCTTCTGCTTTGGCGGGCACTGTCTTTTCAGAAACAGTTTTCTTTGTTTTTTTCATGCTTCCTCCTTATTTTTTAAAACAAGCGCATTATACG
This is a stretch of genomic DNA from bacterium. It encodes these proteins:
- the creD gene encoding cell envelope integrity protein CreD; translated protein: MKKTKKTVSEKTVPAKAEGLSVGLRLFVIALLTAVLLIPSFSIHFLIQDRDNRKRSVIYETAMQWSGGMQDVTALVLTLPYKRYFKDEKGRIQHEVLFAHFLPETLDINGRMAPEIRYRGIYKVALYNADLKVKGRFVFPNIDALNLEQKQIIWEDAFVTLGMSNTKSIQEKVVLKWNDKSVVADPGVPCKDVVASGVSFRVALNSKTYHYDYSFDLTHNGHEMLQFVPLGKLTHVQLEAPWGDPSFSGAFLPDTRAIKENHFQATWDIIDINRNFPQQWLGSSQQVQESAFGVRLFMPVDHYQKTSRTVKYSIMFIGLTFLALFMLDVMGRAGHKPIHPIQYLLIGMALVLFYTLLLSLSEHIGFGLGYLIASIGIIGLITLYTKSLLANLRHTGLISLVLSVLYAYLYTVLQLEDYALLIGSVSLFSILALVMYLTRKIDWSDIGGSNPVTR